The following are from one region of the Cyanobium gracile PCC 6307 genome:
- a CDS encoding Spx/MgsR family RNA polymerase-binding regulatory protein has product MAGDRAPLVLYQYAGCGTCRKALAWLNERAIPFEAIDITTSPPSLELLAAAHDQLGGFGRLFNTSGQSYRALGAATVKAMDRDTALAALAADGRLIKRPFLVTASGRILTGFRPEDWAELLG; this is encoded by the coding sequence ATGGCCGGCGATCGGGCCCCGCTCGTCCTCTACCAGTACGCCGGCTGCGGCACCTGTCGCAAGGCGCTGGCCTGGCTGAATGAACGGGCCATTCCGTTCGAGGCCATCGACATCACCACCAGCCCGCCGTCCCTGGAGTTGCTGGCCGCCGCCCACGACCAGCTCGGGGGCTTTGGCCGGCTGTTCAACACCAGCGGCCAGAGCTACCGGGCCCTGGGGGCTGCCACCGTCAAGGCGATGGACCGGGACACGGCCCTGGCCGCCCTGGCGGCCGACGGGCGCCTGATCAAGCGTCCCTTCCTGGTCACCGCCTCCGGTCGCATCCTCACCGGGTTCCGTCCTGAGGACTGGGCGGAGCTGCTGGGCTAG
- a CDS encoding 2Fe-2S iron-sulfur cluster-binding protein yields the protein MPTIRFEKEGQQVGCIEGANLRKAALDAGVNPYTGLNNLNNCGGLGQCGTCVVEVVEGARNLSPRSDVEEVYLADRPASYRLSCRTTVNGDVTIRTRPDAGVGKGSNSLVGALKALVGRK from the coding sequence GTGCCCACCATCCGTTTCGAAAAGGAAGGCCAGCAGGTTGGTTGCATCGAAGGGGCCAATCTCCGCAAGGCGGCCCTCGACGCCGGCGTGAATCCCTACACGGGCCTCAACAACCTCAACAACTGCGGTGGCCTCGGCCAGTGCGGCACCTGCGTGGTGGAGGTGGTGGAGGGGGCCCGCAACCTCTCCCCGCGCAGCGACGTGGAGGAGGTCTATCTGGCGGATCGGCCTGCGAGCTACCGCCTCAGCTGCCGCACCACCGTCAATGGCGATGTGACCATCCGCACCCGGCCCGACGCCGGAGTGGGCAAGGGCTCCAACAGCCTGGTCGGGGCCCTCAAGGCGCTGGTCGGCCGCAAGTAG